A region from the Candidatus Hydrogenedentota bacterium genome encodes:
- a CDS encoding MotA/TolQ/ExbB proton channel family protein → MEILTMLKQGGWTMVPIGLCSLAGLAIVIERMVMLRRKRILDPSVVDLVEHFSESTAPETALEICRRARGPFARIVEEIIGARHLPDAQIIETLQATGRTQMGAMERGLTMLEIIGNVSPLLGLLGTVLGMVTVFSAISVEGVGNPRVLSDGISKALITTVAGLIVAIPAVALHSWLSSRVDDMADEMHERATVFISKLHYVRLRMRARQ, encoded by the coding sequence GTGGAAATCCTCACTATGCTCAAACAAGGCGGGTGGACCATGGTCCCCATCGGCCTGTGCTCGCTGGCGGGTCTCGCTATCGTCATTGAGCGCATGGTGATGCTCCGCCGCAAGCGCATTCTGGACCCGAGCGTCGTCGACCTCGTCGAACATTTCTCGGAAAGCACGGCGCCCGAAACCGCATTGGAGATATGTCGGCGGGCACGGGGGCCTTTTGCTCGGATCGTTGAAGAGATTATCGGTGCGCGGCATCTGCCGGATGCCCAGATCATCGAAACGCTGCAGGCCACGGGACGCACTCAGATGGGCGCGATGGAACGCGGCCTCACCATGCTCGAGATCATCGGCAACGTCAGCCCGTTGCTGGGCCTTCTGGGAACCGTCCTGGGCATGGTCACCGTGTTCAGCGCGATCTCGGTCGAAGGCGTGGGCAATCCCCGCGTACTCTCTGATGGAATTTCAAAAGCCCTCATCACCACGGTAGCGGGGCTGATCGTCGCCATCCCCGCTGTCGCGCTCCATAGCTGGCTGAGCAGCCGCGTCGATGATATGGCCGACGAGATGCACGAACGCGCCACGGTCTTCATCTCAAAGCTGCACTATGTTCGGCTCCGGATGCGGGCCCGGCAATAG
- a CDS encoding metallophosphoesterase family protein, giving the protein MDTHRIGGFRLVTALCVGVYLFSAAFVGQTAIVHAEAASRTTAHPSSVQPDQVCLTWSDDPGTTQTIQWRTSPKVKKGVVQFYEESSQTDKYERKKAGMSVVEDPGTSNDPVNHRFTAVLDHLDPGTTYAYRVGGRKGWSEWFEFTTAPQTVEPFSFIYMGDPQAGLDTWGRLLHAAYERCPNAAFCVVAGDNVNRGNNRDEWDNLFHAAGGVFDRRPYVPALGNHDCPKEVGPRLYLELLALPENGPKTVAAERAYRLDYGNAMLLVLDSNSPPETQVAWIEEQLQTTQAVWKFAVYHHPAYSSAPKRDNPDIREQWGGLFDQYHVDIALQGHDHGYLRTKPMRAGKEAASPAEGTVYVVSVSGTKLYDVEQHDYAAKYIDHLSTYQVIDIQTENENRLTYRAYDMDGNLQDELVIVK; this is encoded by the coding sequence ATGGATACGCATCGAATTGGCGGATTTCGCTTGGTGACGGCGTTGTGCGTTGGGGTGTACCTGTTTTCGGCCGCATTCGTCGGCCAGACGGCGATAGTCCACGCCGAAGCGGCCTCCCGAACAACCGCCCATCCGTCGAGTGTTCAGCCGGACCAGGTTTGCCTTACCTGGAGCGATGACCCTGGCACGACGCAAACGATTCAATGGCGGACGTCGCCGAAAGTCAAGAAGGGCGTCGTACAGTTCTACGAAGAAAGTTCGCAGACAGACAAATACGAGAGAAAGAAGGCAGGGATGTCCGTCGTAGAAGATCCGGGCACCTCGAACGATCCCGTGAATCATCGGTTCACTGCTGTGCTGGACCATCTGGATCCAGGCACCACCTACGCCTATCGCGTCGGAGGCAGGAAAGGATGGAGCGAGTGGTTCGAATTCACGACGGCGCCGCAGACCGTTGAACCGTTCTCGTTCATCTACATGGGCGACCCTCAGGCCGGTTTGGACACGTGGGGACGCCTGCTCCACGCCGCCTATGAACGTTGTCCCAACGCGGCCTTTTGCGTAGTAGCCGGGGACAATGTGAACCGGGGCAACAACCGTGACGAATGGGACAACCTGTTCCATGCGGCGGGCGGCGTGTTCGATCGCCGTCCTTACGTGCCCGCGCTGGGCAATCACGATTGTCCCAAGGAAGTAGGCCCGCGCCTCTATCTCGAATTGTTGGCACTGCCCGAAAACGGCCCTAAGACAGTCGCGGCGGAGAGGGCCTATCGGTTGGATTATGGCAACGCGATGCTCCTGGTGCTCGATTCGAATTCGCCGCCGGAGACGCAAGTGGCTTGGATTGAGGAGCAGCTGCAGACTACACAAGCGGTGTGGAAATTTGCCGTGTATCACCATCCCGCCTACTCTTCCGCGCCCAAGCGTGACAATCCCGACATCCGCGAGCAATGGGGAGGCCTGTTCGACCAATATCACGTCGATATCGCGCTGCAAGGCCACGACCATGGCTATCTCCGCACGAAACCCATGCGCGCCGGCAAGGAAGCTGCCTCCCCCGCCGAGGGCACGGTGTACGTGGTGTCGGTTTCGGGGACGAAGCTCTATGATGTGGAACAGCATGACTACGCGGCCAAGTACATTGACCATCTGTCAACGTACCAGGTCATCGATATTCAGACTGAAAACGAAAACAGGCTGACCTATCGCGCCTACGACATGGACGGCAATTTGCAGGACGAGTTGGTCATCGTGAAATAG